One genomic segment of Impatiens glandulifera chromosome 6, dImpGla2.1, whole genome shotgun sequence includes these proteins:
- the LOC124941850 gene encoding uncharacterized protein LOC124941850 — protein MGKSHQLPLQRKKDHQETTGSETASNSTLFGERCMFCCSRFSKEFNLKCLIILVLSLAVLISAIFWLIPVRHKHYGFESFDAIASIKHRAIVQVYFELDKPVATIIPYIKELEYDIYSEIGVPYLKVAVLSMHEGIESNRTDVVIGFLSDPIDVSINTVSLSILKASLLALFMEEYNLTLTKSLGQISSSSFQISKFPMGITMIPEKNAPDWKNPQILFKFTMNNSIYEVKEKLDELKEQLKLSLLLRQYENVYLQVRNRNGSTKDPPVRVRASITSNISDGLSPHRLKQLARIIRNYSASKNLDLNHFGKVKEISLSSFLNHSIHAMPPCSNCHAHPPSNHHHHHPHHHNHHHHIHGSSSHHSIAPSPSNPVDTYSPGPRQERVYPCEGPVAAPSVSCKFITMPIWKHIMGWDLDLIY, from the exons ATGGGGAAATCTCATCAACTGCCTTTGCAGCGAAAGAAGGATCATCAAGAGACGACGGGATCTGAAACTGCTTCCAATTCAACTTTATTCGGCGAGAGATGCATGTTTTGTTGCTCGAGATTCTCAAAGGAGTTCAATCTCAAATGCCTGATCATTTTGGTGTTAAGTTTAGCTGTTTTAATATCTGCGATTTTCTGGCTCATTCCTGTTCGTCATAAGCATTACGGATTTGAATCATTTGATGCAATAGCTTCTATCAAACATCGAG CTATTGTTCAAGTATATTTTGAATTGGATAAGCCAGTTGCAACAATCATTCCATACATCAAAGAACTAGAATACGATATCTACAGCGAAATAGGCGTTCCTTACTTAAAG GTTGCTGTTCTCTCCATGCATGAAGGAATTGAATCTAATAGAACTGATGTAGTCATCGGCTTCCTTTCAGATCCAATCGACGTTTCAATAAACACAGTCTCCCTAAGTATTTTGAAGGCATCTTTACTAGCTCTGTTTATGGAAGAATACAATTTAACTCTAACGAAATCTTTAGGgcaaatatcatcatcttcCTTTCAAATAAGTAAGTTTCCCATGGGAATCACTATGATTCCTGAGAAGAATGCACCTGATTGGAAAAATCCTCAAATCCTTTTCAAATTTACTATGAATAATTCCATATATGAGGTTAAGGAAAAGCTGGATGAACTCAAGGAACAGTTAAAGCTGTCATTGCTTCTCAGGCAATATGAG AATGTGTATTTGCAGGTAAGGAACAGAAATGGGTCGACTAAAGATCCTCCGGTTAGAGTTCGAGCTTCCATAACATCAAATATAAGTGACGGCCTTTCACCACATAGATTGAAACAATTGGCTCGAATAATTAGAAATTACTCTGCTTCAAAGAACCTGGATCTTAACCATTTTGGTAAAGTTAAGGAAATAAGTCTATCTTCGTTTCTGAATCACTCTATCCATGCTATGCCACCTTGTTCCAATTGCCATGCTCATCCCCCTTCTAatcatcatcaccatcatcctcatcatcatAATCACCATCATCATATACATGGATCAAGTTCACATCATTCGATTGCTCCAAGTCCTTCAAATCCTGTTGACACTTATAGCCCCGGTCCAAGACAGGAAAGGGTTTATCCTTGCGAAGGACCTGTCGCAGCTCCTTCAGTGTCATGTAAGTTTATTACAatgcccatttggaaacacattATGGGTTGGGATCTggatttgatttattaa
- the LOC124941249 gene encoding phosphatidylinositol 4-phosphate 5-kinase 8-like, whose translation MDSCDSQKVFSNGDIYVGNFKGFLPHGKGKYIWSDGTAYEGSWEGGKITGNGKMIWLSGATFEGEFSGGYLHGYGTFTSADGSVYRGAWRLSLQHGIGRKQYSNSDIYDGSWKEGLPEGRGGYVWKTGTRYIGNWKSGKMCGRGVMQWENGDLFDGSWLNGLRHGSGCYRFADGSYYFGTWTKNLKDGRGTYYPARNKHISTVKWSSFSARKYISKRFLSHSSSMSSVESLISSPRVKRSISEKLTVNGSRSNLDQICNGASIMNGDWSVGDSGGGFSSLHSNFILSQSAYEGQTEVNGTIVYEREYMQGVLIKERATKCERRPHKSIKVNKFQTEETRKKSGANDAKKSKSYNLMLNLQLGIRYTVGKITPVPMRKVRDSDFGAQARIRMHFPRKGSQLTPPHYSVDFYWKDYCPMVFRMLREMFKLDAAEYMMSICGDDGLRELSSPGKSGSFFYLSKDDRFVIKTLRRYEVKTLLKMLPSYYKHIQENENTLITKFFGLHRITWGGGKKVRFVVMGNMFLTELRIHRRFDLKGSRQGRLTSPDKISENPTLKDLDLSYEFEMDKLLRGALFDQIHLDCKFLESQDIIDYSLLLGLHFRAPDHLTALLEPPDEIHKHENLPQNDGFTSSGELLIPPNGLMLVTHEPSSVSTAPGPHIRGNTLRAYSVGDKEVDLLLPGTGRLRVQLGVNMPAKARRLLKDESNESDSEVELFEVYDVVLYLGIIDILQEYNMKKKVEHACKSMRYDPMSISAVETKVYSKRFIDFLERVFPISSQ comes from the exons ATGGACAGCTGTGACAG CCAAAAAGTGTTCTCAAATGGTGACATCTATGTTGGGAACTTCAAGGGATTTCTTCCTCATGGTAAGGGTAAATATATCTGGTCGGATGGGACTGCTTATGAAGGTAGCTGGGAAGGAGGTAAAATTACTGGCAATGGAAAGATGATTTGGCTTTCGGGTGCAACTTTTGAAGGGGAGTTTTCTGGAGGTTACCTTCATGGTTATGGGACTTTTACTAGTGCTGATGGATCTGTATATAGAGGAGCATGGAGGCTGAGTCTCCAGCATGGTATTGGCAGGAAGCAATACAGTAACTCAGACATCTACGATGGTTCCTGGAAAGAGGGGTTGCCTGAAGGCAGAGGGGGCTATGTCTGGAAAACTGGCACTAGATATATAGGGAACTGGAAGTCTGGGAAGATGTGTGGTAGAGGGGTTATGCAATGGGAGAATGGAGATTTATTTGATGGCTCTTGGTTGAATGGTCTTAGACATGGCTCGGGTTGTTATAGATTTGCAGATGGAAGTTACTATTTTGGGACATGGACTAAGAACCTAAAGGATGGACGGGGAACATACTATCCTGCTAGAAACAAGCACATATCTACAGTGAAGTGGTCTAGCTTTTCTGCTCGTAAATACATTAGTAAACGCTTTCTATCTCATAGTTCATCCATGAGCTCCGTGGAGAGTCTCATTTCATCTCCAAGGGTCAAGCGTAGTATTTCTGAGAAGTTGACTGTTAACGGCTCCAGAAGTAACTTAGATCAAATATGTAATGGGGCGTCGATTATGAATGGAGATTGGAGTGTTGGTGATTCTGGTGGAGGATTCTCATCACTTCACTCTAACTTCATTTTGTCACAAAGCGCTTATGAGGGTCAAACTGAGGTTAATGGGACAATTGTGTATGAAAGAGAATACATGCAAGGGGTTTTGATTAAAGAAAGGGCAACTAAATGTGAAAGGAGACCACACAAAAGTATAAAAGTTAATAAGTTTCAGACTGAAGAAACAAGAAAGAAGTCGGGTGCTAATGATGCTAAAAAAAGCAAGAGTTACAATTTGATGCTAAATCTGCAACTCGGTATCAG GTACACTGTGGGCAAGATTACACCAGTGCCCATGCGAAAAGTAAGGGATTCCGATTTTGGAGCTCAGGCTAGAATAAGAATGCATTTTCCTAGAAAGGGTTCTCAGCTTACACCTCCACACTATTCAGTTGACTTTTACTGGAAGGACTACTGCCCTATGGTTTTCAG GATGTTGAGGGAGATGTTTAAGCTAGATGCTGCAGAGTACATGATGTCTATCTGTGGCGACGATGGTTTGAGGGAGCTTTCTTCTCCAGGAAAAAGTGGCAGCTTCTTTTATCTTTCAAAGGATGACAGATTTGTAATCAAAACTCTGCGAAGATATGAAGTGAAG ACTCTACTGAAAATGCTACCCAGCTATTATAAGCATATTCAAGAAAATGAGAACACTCTCATTACGAAATTTTTTGGACTCCACAGAATTACATGGGGAGGAGGAAAGAAG GTGCGTTTTGTTGTCATGGGGAACATGTTCCTCACTGAGTTGCGAATACATCGTCGTTTTGATCTGAAAGGCTCAAGACAAGGAAGATTGACCAGCCCAGATAAGATTAGTGAAAACCCCACATTGAAAGATCTTGATTTgtcatatgagtttgaaatggaTAAGTTACTCCGAGGGGCACTTTTTGA CCAAATCCATCTGGATTGCAAGTTCTTGGAATCCCAAGATATAATTGATTATAGTCTTCTATTGGGGTTGCATTTCAGAGCTCCTGACCATCTAACGGCCCTATTAGAGCCTCCAGATGAAATACACAAGCATGAGAACTTACCTCAAAATGATG GTTTTACATCATCTGGGGAACTCTTGATTCCTCCCAACGGTCTAATGCTAGTAACCCATGAACCAAGCTCTGTCAGCACTGCACCCGGTCCTCATATTCGTGGAAATACTTTGAGAGCTTACTCTGTAGGGGACAAGGAGGTTGATCTCCTCCTCCCCGGAACCGGAAG GTTGCGTGTGCAATTAGGGGTGAATATGCCAGCCAAGGCCAGGAGACTTTTAAAAGACGAGTCAAACGAGTCAGATTCAGAAGTCGAACTATTCGAGGTATATGATGTAGTTCTCTATCTTGGAATAATCGACATATTACAGGAATAcaatatgaaaaagaaagtcGAGCATGCTTGCAAATCCATGCGATACGATCCCATGTCGATATCTGCAGTGGAAACTAAGGTGTATTCAAAACGCTTCATCGATTTTCTCGAAAGAGTTTTTCCAATCAGCAGCCAATAA
- the LOC124942500 gene encoding elongation of fatty acids protein 3-like, giving the protein MEALYTNLHYLLVDNPTISQFEWKTGETFASSLQFLNLTVIFYLSLTFFLRRLSLPPIKSSILRPISAVHNLILLLLSLTMAIGVILSVLSQMPNPKWIVCFPISQTPKGPVFFWAYIFYLSKILEFVDTVLIILAGSNRRLSFLHVYHHTVVVIMCYQWLSKSQSLFPIGLATNSLVHVLMYGYYFACAIGKKPRWKKVVTNCQIVQFLFGFVISTVMIYYHFKGPGCSGIWEWCFSATFNATLLALFVDFHSKNYKPPSMMKINGHD; this is encoded by the coding sequence ATGGAAGCTCTGTACACAAACCTCCACTATCTCCTCGTCGACAATCCAACAATAAGTCAATTCGAATGGAAAACCGGCGAAACCTTCGCTTCCTCTCTCCAATTCCTAAACCTAACCGTCATCTTCTACCTCTCACTCACCTTCTTCCTCCGCCGTCTCTCTCTCCCTCCAATCAAATCCTCCATCCTCCGCCCAATCTCCGCCGTCCATAACCTAATCCTCTTACTCCTATCCCTAACAATGGCAATCGGCGTCATTCTATCAGTCCTCTCTCAAATGCCAAACCCTAAATGGATCGTTTGCTTTCCAATTTCTCAAACTCCTAAAGGACCTGTATTCTTCTGGGCCTACATATTCTACTTATCAAAAATCCTTGAATTCGTGGATACTGTTCTGATCATCCTCGCCGGAAGTAATCGACGGCTATCGTTCCTTCACGTTTATCATCACACGGTGGTGGTCATAATGTGTTATCAATGGCTTTCGAAATCGCAATCGCTGTTTCCGATCGGATTAGCGACGAATTCATTAGTTCatgtgttgatgtacggttATTACTTTGCTTGCGCGATTGGGAAGAAACCGAGATGGAAGAAGGTGGTTACGAATTGTCAGATCGTTCAGTTTTTATTTGGGTTTGTGATATCGACGGTCatgatttattatcattttaaaggGCCAGGATGTTCTGGGATTTGGGAGTGGTGTTTCAGTGCAACGTTTAATGCTACACTACTTGCTTTGTTCGTTGATTTTCATTCTAAGAATTATAAGCCACCGTCGATGATGAAGATAAACGGTCATGATTGA
- the LOC124941983 gene encoding uncharacterized protein LOC124941983 translates to MEDLFSHFTFLSDQALHDKTFDPATIEDLMKLFEIESYKAWAALELEQEQEAEDAEESLREAEESLDSAMESAMEEFRKFEEEMDIEARSQLRSLELMADSVRKLGNSMERAATITSKKYMETAMNSASASMKNAWKGISSYSNKIHPS, encoded by the coding sequence atggaaGATCTCTTCTCTCACTTCACCTTCCTCTCAGATCAAGCACTCCATGACAAGACCTTCGATCCAGCCACAATCGAAGATCTAATGAAGTTATTCGAGATAGAATCCTACAAAGCATGGGCCGCACTTGAGCTCGAACAAGAGCAAGAAGCCGAAGATGCAGAAGAATCGTTGAGAGAAGCAGAAGAATCGCTCGATTCCGCCATGGAAAGTGCAATGGAAGAGTTCCGTAAGTTTGAAGAAGAGATGGATATAGAAGCTCGATCTCAACTTAGAAGCCTTGAATTGATGGCCGATTCGGTTAGGAAATTGGGCAATTCGATGGAGAGAGCAGCTACGATTACTTCGAAGAAGTATATGGAAACCGCTATGAATTCTGCATCTGCATCTATGAAAAATGCTTGGAAAGGTATCTCTTCTTATTCGAATAAGATCCATCCGTCTTAG
- the LOC124942751 gene encoding transmembrane emp24 domain-containing protein p24delta3-like, translating into MGKGTTNAKRSALLPFLILFFATDLLPLTQSIWLNLPASGTKCVSEEIHSNVVVLADYVVISEDQIHLSPTVSVKVTSPFGNNLHHSENVTHGQFAFTTSETGNYLACFWLDGKPQGIKDVSVNIEWRNGIAAKDWESVAKKEKIEGVELELKKLESAVQAIHENLGYLMARESEMRAVSETTNSRVGWLSMMSLGICIVVAGLQLIYLKRFFQKKKLI; encoded by the exons ATGGGGAAAGGAACGACAAACGCTAAGAGAAGCGCATTGTTGCCATTTCTGATACTCTTCTTCGCGACTGATCTGCTTCCATTGACTCAATCCATATGGTTGAATCTTCCGGCGTCAGGTACAAAGTGTGTATCGGAGGAAATTCACAGTAACGTCGTTGTTTTAGCCGATTACGTCGTCATTTCTGAGGATCAAATCCATCTCTCTCCAACCGTTTCCGTCAAG gTTACTTCTCCATTTGGGAACAACCTCCATCACAGCGAAAATGTAACCCACGGTCAGTTTGCATTCACAACCAGTGAGACTGGTAATTATCTAGCTTGTTTTTGGTTAGATGGAAAACCCCAAGGAATAAAAGATGTGAGTGTTAATATTGAATGGAGAAATGGCATTGCTGCTAAAGATTGGGAATCAGTTGCGAAAAAAGAGAAAATCGAG GGTGTAGAGCTCGAGTTGAAAAAACTTGAATCAGCTGTACAGGCTATTCATGAAAACTTGGGGTACTTAATGGCCAG AGAATCGGAGATGAGAGCTGTGAGCGAAACGACGAATTCTAGAGTGGGTTGGTTAAGTATGATGTCGTTGGGTATCTGCATTGTTGTTGCGGGTCTGCAACTAATTTACTTGAAGCGGTTTTTCcaaaagaaaaaattgatttaa
- the LOC124941852 gene encoding E3 ubiquitin-protein ligase RNF38-like, with amino-acid sequence MSRIRRHPGFAVTNGLGTFSCQRCLQTVRQINHNNIICTNCSDQSTSPTSHLLGMLAAQITHNPVPRIEETHNPDPPIEENSFTSNIRELIQNYNRPGPPPAPSSAIEALPIVKLGRIDNNNNIYEESECPICKEGFGFEEELKIMPCTHFYHVDCIVHWLRLHNSCPICRYQLRGYDDEDDVHSEYDYGSLEFQFDDIGDYFRWSWNQLLSVWPFRWLNDELNHHREGETSLISFVGLSIALD; translated from the coding sequence ATGTCTCGTATTCGTCGTCATCCTGGTTTCGCCGTCACCAATGGACTTGGAACCTTTTCGTGCCAAAGATGTCTTCAAACTGTACGACAAATAAATCACAACAACATTATCTGTACCAACTGCTCCGATCAATCGACATCTCCAACTTCCCATTTGTTGGGAATGCTAGCAGCCCAAATAACCCACAATCCTGTCCCTCGGATAGAGGAAACCCACAATCCTGACCCTCCTATCGAAGAAAACTCGTTTACATCTAACATTCGCGAGTTAATACAGAATTACAATCGACCGGGCCCACCGCCTGCCCCCTCATCGGCAATAGAAGCCTTGCCCATAGTGAAGCTCGGGCGAatcgataataataataatatatacgaGGAATCTGAATGTCCGATTTGTAAAGAAGGGTTTGGTTTCGAAGAAGAGTTGAAGATTATGCCATGTACGCATTTTTATCATGTTGATTGTATTGTTCATTGGTTAAGGCTGCATAATTCATGCCCTATTTGCCGATATCAGTTAAGGGGTTACGACGATGAAGATGACGTCCACAGTGAATATGATTATGGGTCTTTAGAATTTCAGTTTGATGATATTGGGGATTACTTTAGATGGTCGTGGAACCAGTTACTCTCGGTTTGGCCTTTCCGTTGGTTGAACGATGAACTTAATCATCATCGTGAAGGTGAgacatctttgatttcatttgtTGGTCTTTCTATCGCTTTAGATTGA